The Flaviramulus sp. BrNp1-15 genome has a window encoding:
- a CDS encoding DUF1801 domain-containing protein yields the protein MQYKATSPEDYISQVPEERQVTLKKLRKAINDNLPKGFEEGIQYDMIGYFVPHSVYPDGYHCNPKEPLPFMSFASQKNSVNLYHMGIYSKPELHDWFVKEYPKHCKTKLDMGKSCIRFKKIDQIPYELIAELTKKITVDEWINIYETNINKSSR from the coding sequence ATGCAGTATAAAGCAACATCACCAGAAGATTATATAAGTCAGGTTCCAGAAGAGCGCCAAGTAACCTTAAAAAAGCTGCGAAAAGCTATTAATGATAATTTGCCAAAAGGTTTTGAAGAAGGTATACAATATGATATGATAGGTTATTTTGTGCCACATTCGGTTTATCCAGATGGTTATCATTGTAATCCTAAAGAGCCTTTACCTTTTATGAGTTTTGCATCACAAAAAAACTCTGTTAACCTTTATCATATGGGTATCTATTCAAAGCCAGAGTTGCATGATTGGTTTGTAAAAGAATACCCAAAACATTGTAAAACAAAATTAGATATGGGTAAAAGTTGCATTCGGTTTAAAAAAATAGATCAAATACCTTATGAATTAATAGCTGAATTAACCAAAAAAATAACCGTTGACGAATGGATTAATATTTATGAAACGAACATAAATAAATCTTCTCGTTAA
- a CDS encoding DUF4199 domain-containing protein gives MKNTIIKYGLYGLITGIILFLAAILLGKGLSYSTQEVLGYVSMVACLSFVFFGIKHYRDHVNNGVLSIGKSLAIGVLISVLVGVGVGIADYIYTTIINPDFANEYLETSLKTMEKTLSPEEFQTKKAELTQQMQDYGGSGFMAFLMFFTVVLIGFVISLISGLILQRK, from the coding sequence ATGAAAAACACAATTATTAAGTATGGATTATATGGTTTAATCACGGGTATTATACTTTTTTTAGCTGCAATTTTATTAGGTAAAGGGTTAAGTTATTCAACACAAGAAGTTCTAGGTTATGTTTCTATGGTTGCATGTTTATCCTTTGTTTTTTTTGGAATAAAACATTATCGAGATCATGTAAACAATGGTGTTTTATCAATTGGAAAGTCACTAGCAATAGGAGTATTAATATCAGTTTTAGTTGGAGTTGGAGTTGGAATTGCAGATTATATTTATACAACAATAATTAATCCAGATTTTGCTAATGAGTATTTAGAAACCAGTTTAAAAACTATGGAAAAAACATTATCACCTGAGGAATTTCAAACTAAAAAAGCTGAACTTACTCAGCAAATGCAAGATTATGGAGGTTCTGGATTTATGGCTTTTTTAATGTTTTTTACTGTGGTGCTTATAGGTTTTGTTATATCTTTAATTTCAGGATTAATTCTTCAACGTAAATAA
- a CDS encoding response regulator transcription factor — protein sequence MKKTVLVFSLLILSLILLFQISSYSINSGNLKMEFAVAIIAIVFFIVGIYINKKSLHKSVVDSKEINHKKISELEITPREYEVLQSISEGLSNKEIADKLFLSESTIKTHVSNLLVKLNAKRRTQALQIAKSLQII from the coding sequence ATGAAGAAAACTGTTCTTGTTTTTTCACTGCTTATTTTGTCATTAATACTACTATTTCAAATTAGTAGTTACTCTATAAATTCTGGAAATTTAAAAATGGAATTTGCTGTTGCAATCATAGCTATTGTGTTTTTTATTGTAGGCATTTATATTAATAAAAAAAGTCTTCATAAATCGGTTGTAGATTCTAAAGAAATAAACCACAAAAAAATATCTGAACTAGAAATTACACCGCGCGAATATGAGGTGCTTCAATCTATTTCAGAAGGTTTATCAAACAAAGAAATAGCAGATAAATTATTTCTTTCAGAAAGTACTATAAAAACCCATGTTTCAAATTTACTAGTTAAGCTAAATGCAAAACGGCGTACACAAGCGTTGCAAATAGCAAAATCTCTACAAATTATTTAA
- a CDS encoding 2-hydroxyacid dehydrogenase, translating to MKILHLDTNHELLINQLNTLGFNNDEDYTSSKKEIETKIHKYDGIIIRSRFSIDKQFLDAAKNLKFIGRVGAGLENIDCDYAQQKGVYLISAPEGNRNAVGEHTLGMLLSLFNKLNKADSEVRQGKWLREDNRGIELDGKTVGLIGYGNMGKAFAKKLRGFDVEVLCYDIKPNVGDANAKQVSLTGFQEKADVVSLHTPQTPLTLNMINQEFINQFSKPFWFFNTARGKSVVTKDLVSALKSGKILGAGLDVLEYEKASFENLFKKDVTSSAVEMPEAFQYLIHAENVLLTPHVAGWTIESKEKLAQTIVDKIKAKFCHFE from the coding sequence ATGAAAATCCTTCACCTCGATACAAATCACGAATTATTAATTAATCAATTAAACACTCTAGGGTTTAATAATGATGAAGATTACACATCTTCCAAAAAAGAAATTGAGACTAAAATCCATAAGTATGATGGTATTATTATAAGAAGTCGTTTTTCTATCGATAAACAATTTCTAGATGCTGCAAAAAACTTAAAATTTATAGGTCGCGTTGGTGCAGGTTTAGAAAATATAGATTGTGATTATGCTCAACAAAAAGGCGTGTATTTAATTTCTGCACCAGAAGGAAACCGAAATGCTGTAGGCGAACATACGTTAGGTATGTTATTATCATTATTCAATAAACTTAATAAAGCTGATAGCGAGGTTCGCCAAGGTAAGTGGCTACGAGAAGACAATAGAGGTATAGAATTAGATGGTAAAACAGTTGGACTTATTGGCTATGGCAACATGGGTAAAGCCTTTGCTAAAAAACTACGTGGTTTTGATGTTGAGGTGTTGTGCTACGATATTAAACCTAATGTTGGAGATGCCAATGCAAAACAAGTATCATTAACAGGATTTCAAGAAAAAGCAGATGTTGTTAGTTTACACACTCCACAAACACCACTTACGCTTAACATGATTAATCAAGAATTTATTAATCAATTTAGTAAGCCATTTTGGTTTTTTAATACAGCAAGAGGTAAAAGTGTAGTAACAAAAGATTTAGTTTCGGCATTAAAATCTGGTAAAATTTTAGGTGCAGGACTCGATGTTTTAGAATATGAAAAAGCATCATTTGAGAACCTTTTTAAAAAAGATGTCACATCGAGCGCAGTCGAGATGCCAGAGGCATTTCAATATTTAATACATGCTGAAAATGTGTTATTAACACCACATGTTGCAGGTTGGACTATTGAAAGCAAAGAAAAGCTAGCACAAACCATTGTAGATAAAATTAAAGCGAAATTTTGTCACTTCGAGTGA
- the mgtE gene encoding magnesium transporter, producing the protein MLEEKENIQFNLTKELLEQVQGLIEEQKDKDLKVLLDEFHYADIAEILDEINLEEAMYVIKLLDSETTSDILMELDEDNREKVLKNLSVKEIAEEVEELDTDDAADIISELPEERQQAVIAQIEDEEHKAEITELLAYDEDTAGGLMAKELVKVYETWTVAGCLRRIRGQAKDVTRVHSIYVVDKQDKLIGRLSLKDLITAKNEQKIADIYISNVDYVDVNEDVEEVAKVMAKYDLEAIPVVDENKTLLGRVTIDDIVDVLKEEADKDYQLAAGITGDVEADDSILQLTRARLPWLFLGLVGGIGAFLIMEGFQDTFNKYAVLFFFTPLIAAMAGNVGVQSSAIIVQGLANDDVKGSINSRLIKEMLLAALNGFILALFLFVFVWISKGEINTAFAISVSLVVVIIVAGLIGTFVPLFLNKRGIDPAIATGPFITTSNDIFGILIYFWIAKLILGI; encoded by the coding sequence TTGTTAGAAGAAAAAGAAAACATACAATTCAATTTAACAAAAGAACTTCTAGAGCAAGTACAAGGTCTTATTGAAGAACAAAAAGATAAGGACCTAAAAGTGTTGTTAGATGAGTTTCACTATGCAGATATTGCTGAAATTTTAGATGAAATAAATCTAGAAGAGGCGATGTATGTTATTAAACTTCTGGATTCTGAAACGACTTCAGATATCTTAATGGAGCTTGATGAAGATAACCGAGAAAAGGTCTTAAAAAACCTTTCGGTTAAAGAAATCGCTGAAGAAGTAGAGGAGTTAGATACCGATGATGCTGCCGATATTATTTCAGAGTTACCAGAAGAACGTCAACAAGCTGTAATAGCTCAAATTGAAGACGAAGAGCATAAAGCTGAAATTACAGAACTTCTTGCCTATGACGAAGATACAGCAGGTGGACTTATGGCAAAAGAGTTGGTTAAAGTTTATGAAACCTGGACAGTTGCCGGATGCCTTCGTAGAATTAGAGGACAAGCAAAAGATGTTACCAGAGTACATTCCATTTACGTAGTAGACAAGCAAGATAAACTGATAGGGCGCCTTTCTTTAAAAGATTTAATTACAGCCAAAAACGAGCAAAAAATAGCAGATATTTATATATCTAATGTAGATTATGTTGATGTAAATGAAGATGTTGAAGAAGTAGCAAAAGTTATGGCTAAATACGATTTAGAAGCCATACCTGTAGTTGATGAAAACAAAACACTTTTAGGGCGAGTTACCATTGATGATATTGTAGACGTTTTAAAAGAAGAAGCCGATAAAGATTACCAATTAGCAGCTGGTATTACAGGAGATGTAGAAGCAGATGATAGTATTTTACAACTTACAAGAGCACGTTTGCCATGGCTGTTTTTAGGTTTAGTAGGTGGTATAGGTGCCTTTTTAATTATGGAAGGTTTTCAAGATACGTTTAATAAATATGCTGTATTATTCTTTTTTACGCCACTAATAGCTGCAATGGCGGGAAATGTTGGGGTGCAATCAAGTGCTATAATTGTACAAGGTTTAGCAAACGACGATGTAAAAGGAAGTATAAATAGTCGTTTAATAAAAGAAATGCTTTTAGCAGCATTAAATGGTTTTATCCTAGCACTTTTTCTATTTGTTTTTGTTTGGATCTCCAAAGGTGAAATAAATACTGCTTTTGCTATTTCGGTATCACTAGTAGTTGTAATTATTGTTGCAGGTTTAATCGGCACATTTGTACCTTTATTTTTAAATAAACGAGGTATAGATCCTGCCATAGCCACAGGGCCTTTTATAACAACCAGTAACGATATTTTTGGTATCCTCATTTACTTCTGGATAGCCAAATTAATTCTAGGTATTTAA
- the rsmA gene encoding 16S rRNA (adenine(1518)-N(6)/adenine(1519)-N(6))-dimethyltransferase RsmA — MANNRNQHQVKAKKHLGQHFLNDESVAQKIADTLTLKDYKNVLEIGPGMGVLTKYLLKKDITTYVIEIDTESVEYLQANYLNLAPRIIEKDFLKYDLNEVFKQEPFAIIGNFPYNISTQIVFKTLEMRDQIPEFSGMFQKEVAQRICSKEGSKVYGILSVLTQAFYEAEYLFTVPPNVFNPPPKVDSGVLRLTRKEDYNLACNEKLFFKVVKAAFQQRRKTLRNSLKTFNLSDNLKANSIFGKRPEQLNVKEFIELTQLIETDV, encoded by the coding sequence GTGGCAAATAACAGAAACCAACATCAAGTAAAAGCAAAAAAGCACTTAGGGCAGCATTTTTTAAATGATGAATCTGTGGCACAAAAAATAGCAGACACATTAACTCTAAAAGATTATAAAAATGTTTTGGAAATTGGTCCAGGCATGGGTGTGCTTACCAAATATTTACTCAAAAAGGATATCACGACATACGTTATAGAAATTGATACCGAATCGGTAGAATATTTACAAGCAAACTATTTAAACCTTGCCCCACGAATTATAGAAAAAGACTTTTTAAAGTACGATTTAAACGAAGTTTTTAAGCAAGAACCATTTGCAATAATTGGTAATTTTCCATATAATATTTCAACTCAAATAGTATTTAAAACCTTAGAAATGCGCGATCAAATTCCTGAGTTTTCAGGAATGTTTCAAAAAGAAGTAGCACAACGCATTTGCTCAAAAGAAGGCAGTAAAGTTTATGGAATTTTATCTGTTTTAACTCAAGCATTTTATGAAGCAGAATACTTATTTACAGTACCGCCAAATGTTTTTAATCCGCCACCAAAAGTAGATTCAGGAGTTTTAAGACTTACAAGAAAAGAAGATTATAACTTAGCATGTAATGAGAAACTTTTCTTTAAAGTAGTGAAAGCAGCATTTCAACAGCGCAGAAAAACACTTCGTAACAGTTTAAAAACATTTAATTTATCAGATAATTTAAAAGCAAATAGTATATTTGGCAAGCGTCCGGAGCAATTAAATGTAAAAGAGTTCATAGAGCTTACACAATTAATTGAAACAGACGTTTAA
- a CDS encoding GNAT family N-acetyltransferase yields the protein MIFRKATENDLPDIVAMLADDELGKTRENYQIPLPKLYIDAFKKINADKNQELIVVENETKEVIGTLQLTYIQYLNRLGSLRAQIESVRIKKNHRGQGLGKNMFEWAINRAKEKKACILQLTTDKKRPEAIKFYQSLGFTASHEGMKMQF from the coding sequence ATGATATTTAGAAAAGCAACAGAAAATGATTTGCCAGATATTGTTGCAATGTTGGCCGATGACGAACTTGGTAAAACAAGAGAGAATTATCAAATTCCATTGCCAAAACTATACATTGATGCTTTTAAAAAAATAAATGCCGATAAAAACCAAGAACTTATAGTTGTAGAAAATGAGACCAAAGAAGTAATAGGAACTTTACAACTTACTTACATACAATATTTAAACCGATTAGGAAGCTTAAGAGCCCAAATAGAATCTGTAAGAATTAAAAAAAATCACAGAGGACAAGGTTTGGGTAAGAATATGTTCGAATGGGCAATTAATAGAGCAAAAGAAAAAAAAGCTTGTATTTTGCAATTAACTACAGACAAAAAACGACCAGAAGCCATAAAATTTTATCAAAGTTTGGGGTTTACAGCATCACATGAAGGCATGAAAATGCAATTTTAA
- a CDS encoding DUF4286 family protein, with the protein MYIYNVTVNIDESIHEEWLAWIKEHIPQVLGTGKFEKATLTKVLVEEDMGGVTYSIQYRSYSREALDAYYREDAEKLRNDGMKKFADKMLAFRTELQIIDEYTVNFK; encoded by the coding sequence ATAACGTAACTGTAAACATAGACGAATCTATCCATGAAGAATGGTTAGCATGGATAAAAGAGCATATTCCGCAAGTATTAGGAACTGGAAAGTTTGAAAAAGCAACATTAACCAAAGTTTTGGTAGAAGAAGATATGGGAGGAGTTACATATTCTATTCAATATCGTTCGTACTCAAGAGAAGCTTTAGATGCTTATTATAGAGAAGACGCCGAAAAACTACGAAATGATGGCATGAAAAAATTTGCTGATAAAATGCTAGCATTTAGAACAGAACTTCAAATAATTGATGAGTATACTGTGAATTTTAAATAG